One Paenibacillus riograndensis SBR5 DNA segment encodes these proteins:
- a CDS encoding acyl-CoA-like ligand-binding transcription factor, whose translation MKPTQAGLRERKKAKTMASIQLHALQLFRQYGYKATTVEQIAEAAEISYSTFFRYFSTKEDVLLIDNYDPLLVASFESQPAHLTPLMALRNAMLSGAKEMTPQELSTMRERNELVMSVPELRAAMINNMVNMMDLIIELTCRRTGREREDLAVRAFAGAVIGVNISVMQYYAEHPEADFLALLEEALNKLEAGLPL comes from the coding sequence GTGAAACCTACGCAAGCAGGATTGCGTGAACGCAAAAAGGCAAAAACGATGGCAAGCATTCAGCTGCATGCGCTGCAGCTTTTTCGGCAGTATGGCTATAAAGCAACAACGGTAGAGCAAATCGCAGAAGCGGCGGAAATTTCCTACAGCACTTTTTTTCGTTATTTTTCCACCAAGGAGGATGTGCTGCTCATCGATAATTATGATCCGCTGCTGGTTGCCTCCTTTGAGAGCCAGCCGGCTCACCTGACCCCGCTGATGGCGCTGCGCAATGCGATGCTGTCGGGGGCAAAGGAGATGACGCCACAGGAATTGTCGACAATGCGTGAACGCAACGAGCTGGTGATGTCAGTACCGGAGCTGCGGGCAGCGATGATTAATAATATGGTTAACATGATGGACCTGATCATCGAATTGACTTGCAGGCGTACGGGCAGAGAGCGGGAGGATTTGGCAGTGCGTGCTTTTGCGGGGGCGGTCATCGGTGTCAACATATCGGTGATGCAGTATTATGCAGAGCATCCCGAGGCGGATTTTCTGGCCCTGCTGGAAGAAGCACTGAACAAGCTGGAGGCCGGATTGCCGCTATAA
- a CDS encoding polysaccharide deacetylase family protein, whose translation MPLLEQQAALIVELLSLEHKQDGYQLEVGLTGSGGFTRKVLLIDEFTYLQMNMLASSQGHRVRLSLYPKWDPFRRTYFSSLIKMNSTYSETLYFACSEAYVSQLLQLKQLTFPPPEADAVPTELPSPEPQQTGPLTRSAGTFRLARPIVLRCILFSLLFVLFFLRMDGTVFNSAEAHENFNEQELSARSSVPVAYVPEIHQASFQGTEAVPVPETGQVLEPEGESEPEAKPVVEPEAEPVTDAEPDAEAQSPLVETLELDGSGYEYSLAKGYVALSFDDGPSKYTQEIVDILLAHGVAANFLFIGQNAQHYPQAVRYADEHGMPVGSHSWDHSDLTKNSSGENHNNLLRSVQVLEQNTGKPVTVFRPPYGAINGSLAAEAGKQKLKVLLWNRDPEDWKADTAEQITRYFHNTDPSGGIYLLHEKAVTVKALPAIIEYLKSKQLKFAIFR comes from the coding sequence ATGCCTCTTCTTGAACAACAAGCCGCGCTGATCGTAGAATTGCTGTCGCTTGAACATAAGCAGGACGGCTATCAGCTGGAGGTAGGTCTAACCGGCAGCGGCGGATTCACCCGAAAAGTTCTCCTCATCGATGAATTTACATACCTGCAAATGAATATGCTGGCCTCTTCTCAAGGACATAGAGTACGGTTGTCGCTTTACCCGAAGTGGGACCCCTTTCGCCGTACATATTTCAGCTCTCTTATCAAAATGAACAGTACCTACTCCGAGACACTGTATTTTGCCTGTTCGGAAGCTTACGTCTCGCAGCTGCTTCAATTAAAACAGCTAACCTTTCCGCCGCCTGAAGCAGACGCGGTTCCAACGGAGCTGCCTTCACCCGAGCCGCAGCAGACGGGGCCGCTCACACGCAGTGCCGGAACCTTCCGCTTGGCCCGGCCGATTGTCCTGAGGTGTATTTTATTCAGCTTGCTGTTCGTATTGTTCTTCCTGCGGATGGACGGCACCGTGTTCAACAGTGCTGAAGCCCATGAAAACTTCAATGAACAGGAGCTCTCTGCCCGTAGCAGTGTTCCGGTGGCCTATGTCCCTGAGATTCATCAGGCATCTTTTCAAGGTACCGAGGCTGTACCTGTGCCGGAAACCGGACAAGTGCTGGAGCCGGAAGGGGAGTCGGAACCAGAGGCAAAACCAGTTGTGGAACCAGAAGCGGAACCGGTTACAGATGCAGAACCGGATGCAGAGGCACAGAGTCCGCTGGTTGAAACCCTGGAGCTGGACGGAAGCGGCTATGAATATAGTCTGGCCAAAGGGTATGTGGCTTTATCCTTTGACGACGGCCCGTCGAAGTATACTCAGGAAATTGTCGATATTCTGCTGGCGCATGGAGTGGCGGCGAACTTTTTGTTCATCGGCCAGAACGCCCAGCATTACCCGCAGGCGGTCCGCTATGCCGATGAACATGGAATGCCGGTGGGGAGCCATTCCTGGGATCACAGCGACCTGACGAAGAATAGCAGTGGAGAGAATCACAATAACCTGCTGCGGTCAGTCCAGGTGCTGGAGCAGAATACCGGAAAACCGGTAACCGTGTTTCGTCCGCCTTATGGAGCTATCAACGGCTCCCTGGCCGCAGAAGCCGGGAAACAGAAGCTGAAGGTGCTTCTCTGGAACCGTGATCCTGAAGACTGGAAGGCGGATACTGCGGAGCAGATCACCCGATATTTTCACAATACCGATCCCTCCGGGGGCATCTATCTTCTGCATGAAAAAGCAGTAACGGTCAAAGCACTGCCTGCAATTATAGAATATCTTAAAAGCAAACAGCTGAAATTCGCCATTTTCAGATAA
- a CDS encoding MarR family winged helix-turn-helix transcriptional regulator, with product MDVKKDDKNLESLNNELMTLIRRSSLDKKHGGLDRSTYTLLYHLAHHEKVGVKALAEEFGLDTSTISRQTSVLEAKGYAVRVPDPMDGRSSYFEITLLGTRKLEEARNIRLERYGEIFADWSPEDCHTFSGLLARLNRKLAQRSADAKGLTEEAEAGRLN from the coding sequence ATGGATGTTAAAAAGGATGACAAAAACCTGGAGTCTCTTAACAATGAGCTGATGACGCTCATCCGCCGGTCCTCTCTGGACAAGAAGCACGGCGGGCTGGACCGCTCGACATATACGCTGCTCTACCATTTGGCTCATCATGAGAAGGTTGGGGTGAAGGCACTTGCCGAAGAGTTTGGCCTCGACACTTCCACGATCAGCAGACAGACCAGTGTGCTCGAAGCCAAAGGTTATGCCGTCCGGGTACCTGATCCGATGGACGGAAGATCAAGCTATTTTGAGATCACCCTGCTTGGCACACGCAAGCTCGAAGAGGCACGGAACATCCGTCTGGAGCGGTATGGAGAGATCTTTGCCGACTGGTCCCCGGAGGACTGCCACACCTTCAGCGGGCTGCTGGCCAGACTGAACCGTAAACTGGCGCAGCGCAGCGCCGATGCGAAAGGATTGACGGAAGAGGCTGAAGCTGGTAGATTGAATTAA
- a CDS encoding ATP-grasp domain-containing protein produces the protein MNFIFFSPHFPRNSADFCSQLHQQGATVLGIGDAEYDQLEDKLKSALTEYYKVSSLENHGEILRAVGYFTHQYGKIDRFESLNEYWLEQDAAIRTDFNIYGTKTDFVYNLKQKSKMKEFFRKSGVSTVQFSTGTTRDSVQDFIRSTGFPLVVKPDLGSGASMTYKINNEAELQQFFDTKPDDVAFIIEEFIDGVILTYDGLVDIEGNVRFAASHLFENSVMDVVNTDNHLYYFCLKDVSPEVELAGRNILKAFDIKERFFHIELFKSNMDGRIIALEVNMRPPGAWMTDAINFSYDVDVYREWARMVVHNEVSGPFEGKYYTGYASRKQHKHYSHSHEDIYRMYGDKIVNYAGIEEVFSRAMGNSAYQFRSADLADVRDIVNYIQQEEG, from the coding sequence GTGAACTTTATCTTCTTTTCTCCTCATTTTCCCAGGAACAGCGCGGACTTCTGCAGTCAGCTGCATCAGCAGGGCGCTACGGTACTCGGGATCGGCGATGCCGAATATGATCAGCTGGAGGACAAGCTGAAGTCGGCATTAACGGAGTATTACAAGGTAAGCAGCTTGGAAAATCACGGCGAGATCCTGCGGGCTGTGGGCTACTTTACCCATCAATACGGCAAAATTGACCGCTTCGAATCCTTGAATGAATATTGGCTGGAGCAGGACGCTGCGATCCGCACGGATTTTAACATTTACGGCACCAAGACGGATTTTGTCTACAACCTGAAGCAGAAATCCAAGATGAAAGAGTTTTTTCGCAAAAGCGGGGTTAGTACGGTCCAGTTCTCCACCGGCACTACCCGGGACAGCGTCCAGGACTTTATCCGCAGCACCGGCTTTCCGCTGGTGGTGAAGCCCGACCTCGGCTCCGGGGCCAGCATGACCTACAAGATCAATAATGAAGCTGAGCTGCAGCAGTTTTTTGACACCAAGCCGGATGATGTCGCCTTTATTATTGAGGAGTTCATTGACGGCGTCATTCTGACCTATGACGGGCTGGTTGATATTGAAGGCAACGTCCGGTTCGCGGCCAGCCATCTGTTCGAAAACAGCGTGATGGATGTTGTCAATACGGACAACCACCTGTACTATTTCTGTCTTAAGGACGTCAGTCCTGAGGTTGAGCTGGCCGGGAGGAACATTCTGAAGGCTTTTGATATTAAAGAGCGCTTCTTCCATATCGAATTGTTCAAGTCGAATATGGATGGCCGGATCATTGCCCTTGAAGTGAACATGCGTCCACCCGGCGCTTGGATGACCGATGCGATCAACTTTTCCTATGATGTGGACGTATACAGGGAGTGGGCGCGTATGGTTGTGCACAATGAGGTTAGCGGCCCTTTTGAAGGCAAATATTATACCGGCTATGCCAGCCGCAAGCAGCACAAGCATTACTCCCACAGCCACGAGGACATTTACCGGATGTATGGGGACAAGATCGTCAATTATGCCGGGATTGAAGAAGTGTTCAGCCGGGCCATGGGGAACAGCGCCTATCAATTCCGTTCTGCCGATCTGGCGGACGTCAGGGACATCGTGAACTATATTCAACAAGAAGAGGGATAG
- the rlmN gene encoding 23S rRNA (adenine(2503)-C(2))-methyltransferase RlmN, whose amino-acid sequence MDKQSIYGLTLEQMASWLVEHGHKKSRASRIWESLYRQRVKDFAEMTGVNGETVQLLSEHFVFQTMDEHVKQESADGTIKFLFRLKDGNLIETVLMRQKYGLSVCVTTQVGCNIGCSFCASGLLAKSRDLSSGEIVEQIMKVQHHLDGLGLGQRVSHVVVMGIGEPFDNFTNLLNFLTIIKDHKGLAIAGKGITVSTSGLADKIREFADANMQVNLAISLHAPNNELRTRIMKINRAIPIEKLMPAIDYYLEKTNRRITLEYILLKDVNDRQEHALELAELIGGRRQMANVNLIPYNPVDEHSQYQRSERESVRAFFDTLKKQGVSVSTRLEHGVDIDAACGQLRSKQIQKAKGGASPSGVAAG is encoded by the coding sequence ATGGATAAACAATCCATTTATGGATTAACTTTGGAGCAAATGGCGTCCTGGCTCGTAGAGCACGGCCATAAGAAATCCCGCGCATCCCGGATATGGGAATCCCTGTACCGCCAGCGGGTGAAGGATTTTGCGGAAATGACCGGGGTGAACGGCGAGACGGTGCAGCTGCTGTCCGAGCATTTTGTTTTTCAAACGATGGATGAGCATGTGAAGCAGGAGTCGGCTGACGGCACTATCAAGTTCCTGTTCCGCCTGAAGGACGGCAATTTGATCGAAACGGTGCTGATGCGGCAGAAATACGGCTTGTCCGTCTGCGTGACGACACAGGTGGGCTGCAACATCGGCTGCAGTTTTTGCGCCAGCGGGCTGCTGGCGAAGAGCCGCGACCTCTCTAGCGGGGAGATTGTCGAGCAGATTATGAAGGTCCAGCATCATCTGGACGGGCTGGGGCTTGGTCAGAGGGTCAGCCATGTGGTGGTGATGGGGATCGGCGAACCATTCGATAACTTTACGAATCTGCTGAATTTCCTGACGATCATCAAGGATCACAAGGGATTGGCGATTGCCGGCAAGGGCATCACGGTGTCCACAAGCGGTCTGGCTGACAAAATCAGAGAATTCGCCGATGCCAATATGCAGGTTAACCTGGCGATTTCTTTACATGCGCCGAATAATGAGCTGCGGACACGGATCATGAAGATCAACCGCGCCATTCCTATAGAGAAATTAATGCCCGCAATCGATTACTATCTGGAAAAGACGAACCGGAGAATCACCCTGGAGTATATTCTGCTCAAGGATGTCAATGACCGCCAGGAGCATGCCCTGGAGCTGGCCGAACTGATCGGGGGCCGCCGGCAGATGGCCAACGTGAACCTGATCCCGTACAATCCGGTGGATGAGCACAGCCAATACCAGCGGAGCGAGCGCGAGTCCGTGCGGGCCTTTTTCGATACGCTCAAAAAGCAGGGCGTCAGCGTAAGCACCCGCCTGGAGCACGGCGTCGATATCGACGCCGCCTGCGGCCAGCTGCGCAGCAAGCAGATCCAAAAGGCCAAAGGCGGCGCTAGCCCGAGCGGCGTGGCTGCCGGGTAG
- a CDS encoding PEP/pyruvate-binding domain-containing protein, translating into MSSKVAGFREITPQLREQAGGKGAMLSLLYQQGYPVPEGFVVFPEALQGGVIEEAVREEILAQLSAIRSKHPGAAFAVRSSGLGEDAAGASFAGEFESVLGVETDDQLWAALDTVYQSQFAERVQVYNSSIQGDHEVRSMAVVIQRMILSELSGVLFTADPITGSRLEMQGNYVHGLGEQLVSGEANANVFTVSRPKGRYKGPLECKKIASRLYRYARRIERQTGCPQDIEWAAVQGKVYLLQARPITTLSAGNLDHFECNDSMTGDFLWTNTNVGESIADVFTPLSWSFLRALDEEHNVIPGHYLLSGNICGRVYSNISLPVSVFSAFGLKVQPILRQMSDLFGPIPEGASLPKYPFNKLELIRTLLPRIVYSTRRTREAVRNLPRFVKETPEWCKQIRTRLEETGSREELLTLWERELWPRNVAALWAALEGASAPMQKFVKFKKKLIKQLGSEDAEILLSSISGGTELESLGPVLGISRILKNEMSHEEYLQKYGHRGPHEFELSIAEPAEDEFWLTRQLEQSGDLPIQVEELVNHQQQLYDAAWKRAEGKISMKREQLRRRIQSVAEGPKVREAVRSEWTRVFRLNRAFALKAGQLAGIGEEVFFLYLDEILKWLADGDLPMLQHVAARKETYAKYQALPPLPSVIRGRFDPFLWSKDPDRRVDAYDSEAPVQAFRSMDADVLRGFPGAAGRVEGIVRVLATPAEGKQLLPGEILVAAKTNVGWTLCFPKAAAIITDIGAPLSHAAIVARELGIPAVVGCGDASVRLKTGDRVIVDGAGGSIQIISGSGGDRAKLEEDKNPGIMIGE; encoded by the coding sequence ATGTCAAGCAAGGTTGCAGGTTTCCGGGAAATCACGCCGCAGCTCCGGGAACAGGCAGGGGGAAAAGGGGCTATGCTGAGCCTGTTGTATCAACAAGGCTATCCCGTACCTGAAGGTTTTGTCGTGTTTCCTGAAGCGCTGCAGGGCGGGGTTATTGAGGAAGCAGTCCGGGAGGAGATTTTGGCACAACTATCGGCTATCCGCAGCAAGCACCCCGGCGCGGCCTTCGCCGTGCGGTCCTCGGGGCTCGGTGAGGATGCGGCGGGAGCTTCTTTTGCCGGGGAGTTTGAGTCTGTACTTGGCGTAGAAACGGATGATCAGTTGTGGGCTGCTCTGGATACCGTCTATCAGTCCCAATTTGCGGAAAGAGTTCAGGTCTACAACAGCAGTATTCAAGGGGATCATGAGGTCCGTTCCATGGCCGTTGTCATTCAGCGGATGATCCTATCCGAGCTGTCTGGAGTGTTGTTTACAGCAGATCCCATTACGGGCAGCCGGCTGGAGATGCAGGGGAACTATGTGCACGGTTTAGGAGAACAGCTGGTGTCCGGTGAGGCTAATGCAAATGTGTTCACCGTGTCGCGGCCTAAAGGCCGATATAAAGGCCCTCTGGAATGTAAAAAGATCGCAAGCCGGCTGTACCGTTACGCCCGCAGGATTGAACGTCAGACGGGCTGCCCCCAGGACATTGAATGGGCGGCTGTCCAAGGAAAGGTGTACTTGCTGCAGGCGCGTCCGATTACCACCCTGAGCGCAGGCAACCTCGACCATTTTGAATGCAACGATTCCATGACTGGAGATTTTCTCTGGACCAACACCAATGTAGGCGAATCGATTGCGGACGTGTTCACCCCGCTGAGCTGGTCGTTTCTCCGCGCCCTTGATGAAGAGCATAATGTCATTCCGGGCCACTACTTGTTATCCGGCAATATATGTGGACGGGTGTATTCCAACATCAGCTTGCCTGTTTCCGTCTTTTCCGCTTTTGGCTTGAAGGTGCAGCCGATCCTGCGTCAAATGAGTGACTTGTTCGGCCCAATCCCGGAGGGAGCCTCCCTGCCAAAGTACCCTTTTAATAAGCTGGAATTAATCAGGACCCTGCTGCCGCGAATCGTGTACAGTACCCGGCGCACCCGGGAAGCTGTGCGAAATTTGCCCCGGTTTGTAAAGGAAACACCGGAATGGTGCAAGCAGATCCGCACGCGGCTGGAAGAAACCGGGAGCAGGGAGGAGCTGCTTACCCTGTGGGAGCGTGAGTTGTGGCCAAGGAATGTAGCGGCATTATGGGCTGCGTTGGAAGGGGCCAGTGCCCCCATGCAGAAATTCGTGAAATTCAAGAAGAAGCTCATTAAGCAACTGGGTAGCGAGGATGCGGAAATTCTGCTGTCGAGCATTAGTGGAGGTACAGAACTGGAGAGTTTGGGTCCGGTGCTGGGCATTTCCAGAATTCTTAAGAATGAGATGAGCCATGAAGAATACCTGCAGAAATACGGGCACCGCGGACCCCATGAATTCGAACTCTCCATTGCGGAGCCTGCCGAAGATGAGTTCTGGCTGACCCGGCAGCTTGAACAATCTGGGGATTTGCCCATACAAGTGGAGGAGCTTGTCAACCATCAGCAGCAGCTCTATGATGCTGCCTGGAAGCGGGCGGAAGGGAAGATATCCATGAAGCGGGAACAGCTCCGCCGCCGGATACAGTCTGTTGCGGAAGGGCCGAAGGTGCGCGAGGCCGTCCGTTCGGAATGGACCAGGGTATTCCGGTTGAACCGGGCATTTGCGCTTAAGGCGGGTCAGCTTGCAGGCATTGGGGAAGAGGTGTTTTTTCTGTACCTTGACGAAATTCTGAAATGGCTGGCTGATGGCGATCTGCCGATGCTGCAGCATGTAGCCGCGCGAAAAGAAACCTATGCGAAATATCAGGCTCTACCGCCCCTGCCATCCGTGATCCGGGGAAGATTCGATCCGTTCCTCTGGTCGAAGGACCCTGACCGCAGAGTGGATGCTTATGATTCCGAGGCTCCCGTTCAGGCGTTTCGCAGTATGGATGCGGATGTCCTTAGAGGATTTCCCGGTGCGGCCGGGCGGGTTGAGGGCATAGTACGAGTGCTTGCCACACCGGCTGAGGGAAAGCAGCTGCTGCCGGGAGAAATTCTGGTGGCGGCGAAGACGAATGTGGGCTGGACGCTTTGTTTTCCTAAGGCGGCAGCAATCATAACCGATATTGGCGCACCTCTGTCCCATGCAGCTATAGTGGCCAGGGAGCTTGGTATCCCGGCAGTTGTAGGATGCGGGGATGCCTCTGTACGGTTAAAGACGGGCGACAGGGTCATTGTTGATGGTGCGGGAGGCAGCATACAGATTATTTCAGGTTCGGGCGGAGATCGTGCTAAACTGGAGGAGGACAAGAATCCGGGAATAATGATCGGGGAGTGA
- a CDS encoding esterase family protein, with translation MEYKVYGHAGKPMLVFPTSLGRFYQYEDSGMIQTLSEFIDAGKLQIWACDTLDEETFFSSHWNHEDKVYRHEQYDKYIMQELIPGILHSSKENNGGSDQKLLISGCSMGAYYSASFFFRHPHVFDTLIALSGVYSTYYFFGDYMSETVYLNSPLHYLPNLTDDDYLNAYRSSRIILCVGQGAYEDEMLHETRLLQDLLQRKHIPAQIEYWGHDVDHDWPWWNKQIHYYVGGCL, from the coding sequence ATGGAATACAAAGTGTATGGCCATGCCGGCAAGCCGATGCTGGTCTTTCCAACTTCACTGGGGCGCTTCTACCAGTATGAAGATTCCGGCATGATTCAGACGCTCTCGGAATTCATTGATGCCGGCAAGCTGCAGATCTGGGCCTGCGACACCCTTGATGAGGAGACCTTCTTCTCCAGCCACTGGAACCATGAGGATAAGGTGTACCGGCATGAGCAGTACGACAAATATATCATGCAGGAGCTGATTCCAGGCATCCTCCATTCCAGCAAAGAGAACAACGGCGGCAGCGACCAGAAGCTTCTCATTTCGGGCTGCTCCATGGGCGCATACTACAGTGCCAGCTTCTTTTTTCGCCATCCGCATGTTTTCGATACCCTAATTGCGCTTAGCGGTGTCTATTCCACCTATTACTTCTTCGGTGATTATATGAGCGAAACGGTCTACCTGAACTCCCCCCTGCATTACCTGCCGAACCTGACCGATGACGATTACCTGAACGCCTACCGCAGCAGCCGGATTATTCTCTGCGTCGGCCAGGGCGCCTATGAAGACGAAATGCTCCATGAGACCCGCTTGCTCCAGGATCTGCTCCAGCGCAAGCACATTCCGGCGCAGATTGAGTACTGGGGCCACGATGTGGATCATGACTGGCCCTGGTGGAACAAGCAGATTCATTATTATGTAGGCGGGTGCTTATAG
- a CDS encoding DUF6509 family protein, with product MLTFTSYTVENVRDPFGILSGKRYEFVINLDVPEEDELYEENGVSARVIVKVEDEEASIINYDLLETTTGRLLDFDMEEDEEAALVLFCKEHLPA from the coding sequence ATGTTGACATTTACAAGCTACACCGTAGAGAACGTAAGAGATCCATTTGGGATTTTAAGCGGCAAGCGATATGAGTTCGTCATTAATCTGGATGTGCCGGAGGAGGATGAGCTGTATGAAGAAAATGGTGTATCCGCAAGGGTGATCGTGAAGGTAGAGGATGAGGAAGCAAGCATTATCAACTACGACCTGCTTGAAACCACAACCGGCCGGCTTCTGGATTTTGATATGGAAGAGGATGAAGAGGCAGCGTTGGTCCTGTTTTGTAAGGAGCACCTGCCGGCTTAA